A genomic segment from Tuwongella immobilis encodes:
- a CDS encoding alpha,alpha-trehalose-phosphate synthase (UDP-forming), which yields MAWTKARLEHVAQTRLGGAKLIVVANREPYIHRYRDGEIEWIRPAGGLTTALDPVMRACGGVWVAHGSGDADLEVSDSKGRVGVPPDDPSYTLRRVWLTKEEEEQYYYGFANSTLWPLCHQVYCRPTFEPAHWETYRQVNEKFAEAVLEEAQGGPALVFVQDYHFALLPSLLKQARPDLIVAQFWHIPWPSAEIFNVCPWAKQIVEGMLGNDLMSFHIQSHCNNFLETVDRTVECRIDREKFSVTRNEHETQVRPHAISVDPDLAAEYLGDDWERNAARIRRKYRLGDLPILVGVDRVDYTKGIPERLNAVDRLLDQHPEWKGKFHFLQIGAPSRTHLPAYRDLNESVHQLAEQINWKHGKDRWKPVILLNEHHGPKDVTLLYRMAAGCVVTSLHDGMNLVAKEYVSARSDEQGALILSNFTGASRELTDAILVNPFDVQEVATAFHEALSMPSEEQRRRMRRMRKTVSENNIYRWAGRLLSEVGKMVDDPLEMDSDWEWNDPTSSGEFPSLSAAGRPSEGVS from the coding sequence ATGGCCTGGACCAAAGCACGTCTTGAACATGTGGCCCAGACTCGACTCGGGGGAGCGAAGTTGATCGTTGTTGCGAACCGTGAGCCGTACATTCACCGGTATCGCGATGGCGAGATCGAATGGATTCGTCCCGCTGGTGGCTTGACAACCGCATTGGATCCCGTCATGCGAGCGTGTGGCGGTGTCTGGGTGGCGCACGGCTCGGGGGATGCCGACCTGGAAGTCTCGGATAGCAAGGGGCGTGTCGGGGTTCCGCCGGATGATCCCAGCTACACCCTGCGACGGGTTTGGTTGACCAAGGAAGAAGAGGAGCAGTATTACTACGGCTTTGCGAATAGTACCCTGTGGCCGCTGTGCCATCAGGTTTACTGTCGCCCAACGTTCGAGCCTGCCCACTGGGAAACCTATCGGCAAGTGAATGAAAAGTTTGCCGAGGCGGTCCTGGAAGAAGCGCAGGGCGGGCCGGCGTTGGTCTTCGTCCAAGATTATCATTTTGCGTTGCTGCCGAGTCTGCTCAAACAGGCGCGGCCGGATTTGATTGTCGCCCAGTTTTGGCACATTCCTTGGCCCAGTGCCGAGATTTTCAATGTTTGCCCCTGGGCGAAGCAGATTGTCGAAGGAATGCTGGGGAACGATCTGATGTCGTTCCACATTCAATCGCACTGCAATAACTTCCTGGAAACCGTCGATCGGACCGTGGAATGCCGCATCGACCGCGAAAAGTTCAGCGTCACGCGCAATGAGCATGAGACGCAGGTGCGACCGCATGCGATTAGTGTCGATCCGGACTTGGCGGCGGAATATCTGGGCGACGATTGGGAACGGAACGCGGCCCGGATTCGCCGCAAATATCGGCTGGGTGATCTACCGATTCTCGTCGGCGTGGATCGCGTCGATTACACCAAGGGGATTCCGGAACGGCTCAATGCGGTCGATCGGCTGCTGGATCAGCATCCGGAATGGAAGGGGAAATTCCATTTTCTGCAAATTGGTGCCCCAAGTCGAACGCATTTGCCAGCGTATCGTGATCTCAACGAAAGTGTTCACCAATTGGCGGAGCAGATCAATTGGAAGCATGGCAAAGATCGCTGGAAGCCGGTGATTTTGCTCAACGAACATCATGGCCCCAAAGATGTTACGCTGCTGTATCGGATGGCCGCTGGGTGTGTTGTCACTTCGCTGCATGATGGCATGAATCTGGTTGCCAAAGAATACGTGTCGGCCCGATCGGATGAGCAGGGGGCGCTGATTCTCTCCAACTTCACCGGGGCATCCCGCGAATTGACCGATGCAATTTTGGTCAATCCGTTTGATGTGCAAGAAGTGGCCACTGCGTTCCACGAGGCGCTATCGATGCCCAGCGAGGAACAGCGCCGCCGAATGCGCCGCATGCGCAAAACCGTCTCGGAAAACAACATCTATCGTTGGGCCGGTCGGCTGCTGTCCGAAGTCGGCAAGATGGTGGATGATCCGTTGGAAATGGACTCGGATTGGGAATGGAACGATCCGACCTCGTCGGGCGAGTTCCCCAGCTTGAGTGCTGCGGGACGCCCTTCGGAAGGAGTGTCCTAA